The segment AAGCCCTCGTGGCTTTTTTCAACCTCGCCAAGTGCGAAGCAAAGCTTCGCACGGCTCGCAAAATAACGACTTACGTCGATATTTTGCCATCGCATCCCTGCGATGTCGCAGCCCGTTGAGTTCTTCAACAGGCTGCTAGGAACAGCTTGTTCAAGGAGCACAAAGGGCTTCGTGGAAAGGTCTCGGTGAGCTTCCAAATTCGGCGGCGGATTGGCCTACCGTCACGATCCGAAGTTTGTGTTGATGGCCCGCAAATACGGATCATAGATGTTCAAAGCACGCCGTCCATCGATCGCGCCGCGTCTGCGATACTGCATCGGCATTGGCACGGCAGGCGACCGGGGGAGTGAGGACACCGCGTCGCAGGGCCCCAGCGCCACCGCGACACGATTCATCCACAGGCCCCGCCGCACCAGCAGTTCCAGGCGCTCGTTGGGCTGCCTGATTCCCAGCAGGCCAAGCAGCTGCGCGTCGGATGTAATTGCCTGACCGTCAATCGCCACGATCTGGTCGCCAACTTGCAGCCCAGCGCGCTCGGCCGGGCCGCCGAGATATAACGAGGTCACGATGACGCATCCCGCTTGATTCGCGACGGTGACGCCCAGCATCCCGGGAGCCGCCGCGCGTGCGGGCTCGATAGGCGCGCTACGGGACGGGTACGCGAACGCGGGGGCCGGCAGAGGTATTTGCTCAGCGGCTTGTGCGGCAGTCGCTAATACCGCGACGGCAAACGCGCCGGCCCGTAGCGCAAGCATCAACCGGCGGCAAAAGCTCGACATGGATTCACCTTCGAGAGCCTGCCCCAGGGCCCGAAAAATGGCCGTCAATACGGAGCCACCGCGTCCTAAGTCTTATCGCGGCCACGCTACAAGAAGTGCATGAATTTCTCGGGGCGCCGCAAAATCCCTAAAGCTCAGCGGCCACCGCGACGGCAACATCGCCGAAATCCCGGGCCCGGGTCTGGCGTCAGGGGCAAAATCAGCCGACGTCCCGCCCCGTTTTCCGCCGCCCGTCAATCGAAGTCGGTATACAGCGCGCGCTCGTTGACGTTGTAGAGATCCTCGGCTTCCTTCGGGTCAGCCCATTCGTCGTTCGGATCTTCAACTCCTTGGGAGCCGGGCGACGCCGGCTCTTGTTGCGGCGTTTGCGGACTGGGCACCCACAACTTGGGCAAGGCCGCGACCTGACTGCGCGCGCCGAGTCGCACCATGACGCTTCGCTGCCCGCCGCCACGCTTGATGGCCAGGCTGATGCGATTGCCGGCGCGGTGCTTATTGACGGCGGCCAGGATTTGAGCCTTGGAAGTGACGGGCTGGCCATCAACCGCCACGATTTGATCACCCGAGCGCAAGCCGGCCACGACCGCCGGGCCGCCCATCGACACTTCGCCCGCAGTAACCGCCCCCGCAGACTCATTGAGCGTGACACCCAACATGCCAGGCTGGGCGGGAGCCGCCTGCTCCAAAGGCGGCGCCACGAAAATCTGGCGCGGACCGGGCTTGGGAATCACGGTCAGCACCACGCCGTCTCCCGGCTTGAAATGGCTGAGGACTTTGACAACGTCCTCCGGCGAACTGACGGGGTGCTTTTCAATCGAAGTGATCTGATCGCCCGGACGCACTCCGGCGCGATCGGCGGTGCCGGCGCGTTTGACGTGGCTGACGATCACTTTACCATCCGACAATTCGATCTTCGCGCCCAGAATCGAGGCGGCCAGGTCCTTGGCTTCCGCCGTTTCGTTCGCGGCGTTCTCAGGCGCAGGTGGGGCACCGGAAGCTGCTGGCGGCAATGCGACGAAGCTCGACGCCAGAACCGCAATGCACGTCCAGAATGCCCGCCCTATAGTGCTGCGCCGAGAAGTCCGCCTGTGGCCATGGTGAGTCATAAAAGTTCGCTCTTCGACGAGATTTGAGGATTCTCCCTCACGACGGGATTCGAGAGTACCGCAGCGCCGTGAAAAGAGATTAACCCGGACCCGCCCGACGCCGGTTCGGGCGCGTGAAAGCGCGCCCTCGAAGCGTGGATGTCGCTTCGATACTGTACCACCGATTAAGCGTAAGCGAGGGACGGCGAACCGGACGGCTGGCGGCAGGAGACCGCTGCGATCAACCGGAATCGGTTGATGGACCGCCAACGACAATGTGCGATGTTCCGGGGACATGCCACGACGGCTGCGTGTCCGAAGCCCCCTGGGCTGCGGCCGGTATGATCGTGCCGGCTTCGGCCGGCTTGGGCTGACTACTACAACCGGCGCCCATGGCCATCGGGATACCGCTGATCGCGATGAATAGCCAGTCCCGCGCGATCATAGCGATTTCCTTTAGCGTCAGAATGTCGCGCCCCGCCAGCCCTTCGGGGCGCGGGAGTCTAGGAGCATCGTCCGATCGGGTCAAGGTCGCAGCGATACGACGGAACTCGCAGCAACTCCAAGCGCAATTGCATGTCCGATAACGCAATCGCGCCGGAAGCCCCACCGCCTAGAAATCGAGCTGAAACCGCAGCCCGAACGCATCGGCCTGGCTGGTGCCGACGAACTCGTTGTCGAGAATCGCATGCACGTAATTGAAGTACAGGCGCACAAACGGATTCCAATACCAGTTCACGCCGAACGTCAGATCGTTCAGCACGCCGGCGCGGATGTCACCGCCGTTGAAGTTGAGGTAAGACCACCGCCCGGCCACCTGCCAGGCGCCTGTTCCTCCGCGGAAACGGTTCGGTCCGCGCAGGCGAAAGAAATCTTCGTAAGGAATCACGCGCGTAAAGTTGCCGATCGTGCGATCGTACGGCCGATGCTCGCCGGTGAGAAAATACGAACCCATCACGTAGGCCCCCTGCAAGGTGGCCGTCGGGCCACCGACCGGATCGATCGGCACCCACACGTATTCCGACTGCACCGACCAGGGGCCAGCGGTCCAGATGAACTCGGTGCCGAACAGTTGATACTGCTGCGCGTTAATC is part of the Pirellulales bacterium genome and harbors:
- a CDS encoding PDZ domain-containing protein, with protein sequence MLGVTVANQAGCVIVTSLYLGGPAERAGLQVGDQIVAIDGQAITSDAQLLGLLGIRQPNERLELLVRRGLWMNRVAVALGPCDAVSSLPRSPAVPMPMQYRRRGAIDGRRALNIYDPYLRAINTNFGS
- a CDS encoding PDZ domain-containing protein, with product MPPAASGAPPAPENAANETAEAKDLAASILGAKIELSDGKVIVSHVKRAGTADRAGVRPGDQITSIEKHPVSSPEDVVKVLSHFKPGDGVVLTVIPKPGPRQIFVAPPLEQAAPAQPGMLGVTLNESAGAVTAGEVSMGGPAVVAGLRSGDQIVAVDGQPVTSKAQILAAVNKHRAGNRISLAIKRGGGQRSVMVRLGARSQVAALPKLWVPSPQTPQQEPASPGSQGVEDPNDEWADPKEAEDLYNVNERALYTDFD